ATTTTCTCGTAGAGATTTATAAAAAGACGGATCGCGAAACATCTCTGTAACATTTACCGTTATCTCTTCGATAAACCGTTGTAAATATTCCGGATGATTCAGCACTTTATACCGTAGTTCTGCAAAACTGGTAAACTTATCAATCAGACAAATCCGGTTTATTCTTCGTTTGAGAGATGCACGGCTGTATTCTGTAAAATCATAACCATATAGGGCAGATACATCTGCAAGTAGCATTTCGAGCTCATCATTTTTTATAATATTCGGCTCCAGCATTTATTTCACTTTTCCTATAACCGCCAACAACTTATCTACATCTATAGGTTTGGAGATATAATCCCAGGCTCCTGCTTCTATACACTTTTCCCTGTCTCCGTCCATCGCCTGTGCGGTGACTGCAATAACAGGGATATGCTTATATTGTTCTAAACCACGGATGATTTTCATCGCTTCATATCCATCCATTTCAGGCATCATCATATCCAGCAGCACCACTCCTATATTTTTGTTTTCTTCCAGCAGTGCAATTCCTTCAGCTGCCGACTGACTGGATACCGAACGGT
The Sphingobacterium spiritivorum genome window above contains:
- a CDS encoding response regulator codes for the protein MEKDKLILIIDDDSRNIFALTLTLKSKGYRSVSSQSAAEGIALLEENKNIGVVLLDMMMPEMDGYEAMKIIRGLEQYKHIPVIAVTAQAMDGDREKCIEAGAWDYISKPIDVDKLLAVIGKVK